Part of the Pseudomonas sp. M30-35 genome is shown below.
TTGTTGTTGCGATTTCGGGCTGTTCAAGCTTCACCACGCCAGATGGTCAGGTGTTCCCGCGTGAAGCGCAGTGGGGCGTTCTGCCTTTGGTCAACTATTCGCAGGTACCTCAAGCAGGACAACGCAGTGAGCAGATTTTGCTCAGTGTGTTGAATGAAGAAGGGCTGCACCCTCGTTTGTATCCGGCGAGTACGCAAAGTGAATTGCCGTTAATTGATGATCGCGCACGTCTTGATGAGGCGCTGAACTGGGCGCGCAAAGAAGGTCTGGATTACGTTATTAGCGGTAGCGTTGAAGAGTGGCAGTACAAAAGCGGTTTGGATGGTGAGCCGGCTGTAGGCCTGAGCTTGCAAGTTCTTGAGCCTGCCACAGGGCGGGTACTCTGGAGCAACAGCGGTGCTCGTGCAGGTTGGTCACGCGAGAGCTTGGCTGGCACCACCCAAAAAGTTCTGCGTGAGCTGGTCGGCGAATTACAGGTTGAATAATGGCAACTGAGTCTGCTCACAAGGACTTTGCCTTGGCGCCTCGCGCCAGTGGCCATGTCTCCTGGATCGAAACCCTGTTAATCAGCGTGGTTGTCGTTGCGCTTGGTTATTGGCTGTCGCCCGCTGATCCATTGCTGGTGCATGGCTCGTTTCCATGGCTGATTCTGGTGCCATTGTTGATGGCCGTCCGTTACGGCTTTATGCGTGGCTTGATCAGTGCGTTGATTATTGTCGCTGCGCTCTTTGTCTACCGGGCCTATGGTTGGGAGCTTTATCAGGACCTGCCAGCATCATTTGTCGTGGGTGTATTGATTAGCGCGATGCTTATTGGTGAGTTTCGCGATATCTGGGAGCGACGCCTGGAACGTCTCAACATGGCCAACGAGTATCGCCAGTTGCGTCTTGATGAGTTTACCCGGGCGCATTACATCCTGCGCATTTCCCATGATCGTCTGGAGAAACGGGTTGCTGGCAATGATCAAAGTTTGCGCAGTTCACTGCTGGGGCTTCGCGCAAAAATGCGTGAACTACCGCGCGAAGGTTTGGCTATCTCGGTTTTGGCCGAATCGATCCTAACGCTGCTCGCGCAATATGGCTCATTTCGGGTGGCCAGCCTGCATTTGGTCAATGACAGTAAAACAGTGGTGCTCGAACCACTAAGCAGCATGGGCGAAGTTCGTCCTATGCTGGCGGATGATCTGCTGGTCAGGCAGTGCCTCGCGCAAGGTCAGTTGGTCAGTGTGCGTGAAGAGTTGATGG
Proteins encoded:
- a CDS encoding penicillin-binding protein activator LpoB, with amino-acid sequence MLSIRKLALLAVVVAISGCSSFTTPDGQVFPREAQWGVLPLVNYSQVPQAGQRSEQILLSVLNEEGLHPRLYPASTQSELPLIDDRARLDEALNWARKEGLDYVISGSVEEWQYKSGLDGEPAVGLSLQVLEPATGRVLWSNSGARAGWSRESLAGTTQKVLRELVGELQVE
- a CDS encoding PelD GGDEF domain-containing protein yields the protein MATESAHKDFALAPRASGHVSWIETLLISVVVVALGYWLSPADPLLVHGSFPWLILVPLLMAVRYGFMRGLISALIIVAALFVYRAYGWELYQDLPASFVVGVLISAMLIGEFRDIWERRLERLNMANEYRQLRLDEFTRAHYILRISHDRLEKRVAGNDQSLRSSLLGLRAKMRELPREGLAISVLAESILTLLAQYGSFRVASLHLVNDSKTVVLEPLSSMGEVRPMLADDLLVRQCLAQGQLVSVREELMERGEHRRHSQYQVCIPLMDTEDRILALLAVEQMPFFSFTQRVLSLLMILCGHIADLLQTDAKTLQLADSDAQDFSKQIKRSINDAVEHDLEAHMFVIEANPSEHQAALLRLIQDSRRGLDVQLRTTNERGHECILVLLPLTSADGGQGYLTRLNNIIHEHFGLDQSFESLGIVIREFDIDGQGGGESLRRFLFNECGINDHQQVAI